Part of the uncultured Desulfobacter sp. genome, TGACCCTGAGAAACAACGAAGCCGATTATATTCAGGTGGAGGTAGAGTAACATGAGTGTCGCCATTGCCCTTGCGGGGAATCCCAACGCCGGAAAAACAACCCTTTTCAACGAATTGACAGGCGCCCGCCAGCAGGTGGGCAACTATCCCGGGGTAACCGTTGAGAAAAAACAGGGCACCTGCGTTTCTGAGGCCGGTACCTTTGAAATCATAGATCTGCCCGGCACCTATTCCCTGACTGCCTATTCCCTGGAAGAGGTGGTGGCAAGGGACTATCTGGTCAATGAAAAACCGGCCATGGTCGTTAATATTGTGGATGCCTCAAACCTGGAGCGTAACCTCTACCTCTCCGTGCAGTTCATGGAAATGGGTATTCCGGTGTGTCTGGCCCTGAACATGATGGATGTGGCACAAAAAAGAGGCATCGAGATCGATCTTGACAAGCTGTCCGAACTTTTAGGTGTTCCTGTGGTGCCCATGGTGGCCAGGACCGGCAAAGGTAAAGAAGCGCTGCTGGCCCAGGTTGCAAAGGGCATTGACAAACCCGCCTCGCCTTTGATGATCTCCTACGGCCAGGACATTGATAAAGCCCTGGATGAGATGGAAAAGATCATCAAAGAAGAACAATTTTTAACGGACGTTTATTCGGCCCGTTGGGTGGGGCTTAAGTATTTAGAGAATGACACCCAGATTCTTGAACTTGGCGCCGGCCGGGACAAAGAGACCGCAGATAAGCTCATGGCCATTGGAGAAAAACTCCAGCGTCATATGTCCGCCACCCTTGACGTTCACCCCGAAGGCATGATTGCCGATCAGCGGTACGGCTTTATCAACTCCGTACTCAAACAGAATGTGATCCGATTTGCCTTCGACCGCAACCGGCTCCAGCGCTCGGACCAGATTGATAAGGTGCTGACAAACCGCTTTTTAGGACCTTTGATCATGGTGGGGGTGCTTGCCGCCCTGTACCAGTTTACCTTTACCTACAGTGCGCTGCCGGTGGCGTGGATTGAAGGCCTTTTCGGCTGGATCAGCGGGGTGATGGATGCCGTTCTGCCCGACGGGCTTCTCAAATCCATGATTGTGTCGGGTATCATTGACGGTGTGGGCGGTGTCATGGGGTTCGTGCCCCTGATTATGTTCATGTTTCTGGGGATTTCATTTATTGAGGATTCAGGATACCTGGCCAGGATGGCCTTTATGCTGGACCGGGTTTTCCGGATATTCGGGCTTCACGGCAGTTCGGTCATGGCCTTTATCGTTTCCGGGGGCATTGCCGGCGGATGTGCCGTGCCCGGCGTCATGGCTACCCGGACACTGAAATCTCCCCGGGAGCGGCTGGCCACCCTTTTAACCGTTCCGTTCATGAACTGCGGTGCCAAACTGCCGGTGTATGCCCTGCTGGTGGCTGCCTTTTTCCCCAATAAACAGGCCTCGATCATGGTTATTTTGACCTTGATTTCCTGGATCGGCGCCCTGCTGGTGGCAAAACTATTAAGGAGTACAGTGATCCGGGGTGAATCCACACCCTTTGTCATGGAACTGCCCCCCTATCGGTTTCCCACCCTCAAAGGCCTTTGGATTCACACCTGGGAGAGAACCTGGCAGTATATGAAAAAGGCCGGGACCGTGATCCTGGGGATTTCCATTCTCCTGTGGGCCATGATGACCTTTCCCGGGCTGGATGCAACAACCTCGGCCCAATTCGAATCCTGGCGCACAGCCATTACCGATTCAGTTCCGGCAGGGGTTTTAAAGGAACTGGAAACCGCAGATGAAGGCGCTGAACTCTCTCCCGAGGCCCAAAAGGTTCAGGACGCCCTGGCAGGTATAGACGGTGAGGCTGCCCTGACCCGGCTGGAAAATTCCATTGCCGGCAGAATCGGCAAAGGCCTTGAAAAAATTTCTTACCTGGCCGGATTTGACTGGCGTACCAATATTGCTTTGGTGGGCGGGTTTGCGGCCAAGGAGGTTGTGGTCTCTACACTGGGAACGGCCTACTCCCTTGGGGATGTGGACCCTGACAGCACCGACTCCCTGAGCCAAAGGCTTGCCAAGTCTCCCGGATGGGGGCCTGTAACTGCCTTTGCCCTGATGATTTTTACGGTGTTTTATGCGCCTTGTTTTGTCACTGTTGTTTGCATTGCCCGGGAAACCGGATCTTGGAAATGGGCTGCTTTTTCCGTAGGGTTTAACACGGCCTTGGCCTTTGTGCTGTCTGTCGTGACGTACCAGGTCGGCTCCCTGATAGTGAATTAAGGAGGAAACAATGGGAAACATTATAGTTGGACTGATTGTGGCAGTCGCCTTGTTTTATTTGATAAGGAGAATGATCAAAACGTTTAAAGGAGAATCTTCGTGTGGTTGCGGCGGCACTTGCAGTTGCCAAGGGTGCACGCCCGGCTTTCAGGAAAGCTGCTGCAGCGCCATCGAGGATTCTGACACCGACCGGACTGATATAACGTAACGGTCATGGGCGGCCTGGTCTATCATGTTTCAGGCCTGGTCCTTAACAAGGCCCGAAGGCGTTCCGTTGCGTACCTGAAATTTCTTAAAATCGGAGGCGAACTATGGATACCCCAGGTGCATTCACTGCAAAGATATATGACACCGCCCTTTATTTTGTCTTGAAAAGCATCCGGCAGGATATCATCCGTTTGATCCCGAACCATGATACACGCATTTTGGATCTGTGCTGCGGTACCGGAGATCAGCTTAAAAGATTATCCGGTGCCGGGTTCAGCAAATTGACGGGCGTGGATCTATCTCCAGACATGCTGAAAGTTGCTGCAAGGGGCAACAAAATAGCCACACTAATTAAATGCGATGTACAGCAAACGGGCTTGCCCGATTCAAGTTTTGACATCATCATTATTTCATTTGCTGTACATGAAAAAACTGCCGGGGTGCAAGCGAATATGATTGCCGAGGCCCGGCGACTTCTCGCCTCTGGGGGACAGCTTGTTCTCGTGGATTTTTCTTTGGATGATTCGGCCGGAGTGACCAGCAAGATCGCTGTCGATATGCTTGAGCGCATGGCCGGAAAAGAACATTATCGCAATTTTAAAGCCTATGTACGCAACGGCGGCATGTCCCCTGTAATTCAAAACTATTTTGAAATCCAGAAACAGATTCGCCATGTACGGGGCGTTGCCAGTATTTGGATCGTCACGCCCAAATAACGGAAGATGTATTGGGAAACTGGTCAACTTATCTATTGAGATGTGCCGACGCCTCTTTGTATTGCGGGGTGACCAACGATCTGGAAAAACGTCTGGCAAGTCACAATCAGGGCACCGCGTCAAAATATACCCGGTCCCGAATTCCCGTGACACTGGCCGCTGTCCGTCATAAGTTGTCGAAATCCGAGGCGTACAAATTGGAATACATCGTTAAAAAGACCCGGACCGATAAAAAAATTAAAACCCTGTTGGATTGGAAATTCAGTAATGAAGGCGGTTAAAGTACCCTATGATCAGCTAACTCCCGAGGCGCTTGAAGGTGTCGTTGAAGAGTTTGTTACCCGTGACGGAACCGATTACGGGGAGACGGAAGCCTCCCTGGATACCAAAATCAATCAAGTCATGAATCAGGTTCGAACCGGAAAAGCCGTGGTTGTTTTTGATCCTGAATCGGAAACCTGTAATATCTTCAGGGCTGATGATCCTGCCTTGAAAGGTATAAACTAAAAAGGCGGGGTAAAGTGTGCCCCGCCTTTTAATTTTTTATTTTCGTTCAAACACTATTTATAGTCGTAAAATCCCTTGCCTGTTTTTCTTCCTAACCAGCCGGCTTGAACATATTTTCTCAACAGCGGGCAGGGCCGGTATTTGGAGTCCTTGAATCCGTCATACAGGGTTTCCATGATGGCAAGGCAGGTATCCAGGCCAATGAGATCGGCCAGGGTTAACGGCCCCATGGGATGGGCCATACCAAGCTTCATGACCGTATCAATGTCCTCTTTTGTGCCAACGCTCTGGTAAAGACAGAAGATCGCCTCATTGATCATGGGCATCAGAATCCGGTTGGCAATGAATCCGGGGAAGTCATTGGCTTCGGCCGGCACCTTGCCGAATTTTTTGGACAGGTCCCAGGTCAGTTGAAAGGTCTCTTCGGACGTGGCGATTCCCTTGATGACCTCCACAAGTTTCATCATGGGGACGGGATTCATGAAATGCATGCCGATCACTTTGTCCGGCCGGGAGGTCTGGGCGGCAATGCTGCCGATGGGAATGGATGAGGTGTTGCTGGCTAAGATTACGTTGCCCGGACAGGCGGCGTCCAGGTCCCTGAAAATTTGAAATTTCAGGTCTTCTCTTTCCACAGCGGCTTCCACCACGAAATCGGCTTTGGCCATATCTTTGAGATCCGTAGTGGTGGTGATTCTGGCAAGGGTGGCGTCCTTATCCGCCTGGGTTATTTTCTCTTTTTTCAACAGACGGTCCATGGAGCCTGAGATTGTGGCAAGGCCTCTCTGGCAGAACTCTTCTTTTATATCACTCATGATTACATTCATACCTGCCGCAGCAGCCACCTGGGCAATACCGTTACCCATCTGGCCGGAACCAACAACACCAAAAGTTTTTACTTCCATTGTCCTGTTCTCCTATGCATTCAACTTGAAAAAGAATTGACCCGGTACGCAAATGCGCACCGGGTTTAAATATCGTCTATTGTCTATCCATTATCTGTTGATGACCAGTGCCACCGCCTCTCCGCCGCCCAGGCAGAGCGATGCCAAGCCGGTCTTCACATCTCTTTTGGCCATTTCATACAATAACGTGGTCAGCACCCGTGCGCCCGAGGCACCGATGGGATGTCCCAAAGAGACGGAACCACCGTTTACGTTCACCTTTTCCGGGTCCAGTTCCAGAACCTTGTTGATGCCGGCCGAGGTACCGGCAAAGGCTTCGTTGATTTCAAACAGGTCCACATCGTTGAGCGTGATCCCCTGCTTTTTTAGCACCTTGGGGATGGCGTAAATGGGCGCCATGAGCACATATTTCATGTCAATGCCGTAGGAGGCCTGGGCGCCGATTTCAGCCATGATCGTGCATCCCAGCTCCTTTGCCTTTGCTTCGCTCATCAAGACCACGGCGCTTGCGCCGTCGGAGATGATGGATGCATTGCCTGCCGTACCCACACCGTCTTTTTTAAACGCCGGTTTCATTTTGCTCAAAAATTCGTAGCTTGTCTCCTTGGGGCATTCATCGGTATCAAAGATTTTGGGATCACCCTTTCGCTGGGGGATTGAAACGGGCATAATTTCATCTTTAAACCGTCCCTGGGCCACCGCCTTGTTGGCCCTTGCATAGGACTGGGCCGCAAACTGGTCCTGGTCCTCCCGGGTCACCGCCCAGCGCTCGGAGCAAAGTTCATTGGACATGCCCATGTGGAAATCGTTGACAACATCCCACAGTCCGTCATGGACCATATGATCCTCAATGCGGCCCGGTCCCATGCGGTGCCCCCATCTGGCCTTGTCCATGTAATAAGGCGCCATGCTCATGGTCTCCATGCCGCCGGCCACCACCACATCGGCATCGCCGCACTGGATGGCCTGGGCGGCCAGCATCACGGCTTTCAGCGATGACCCGCACACTTTGTTTACGGTAATGGCCTCCACTTCCCAGGGCAGACCTGCCTTGACCACCGCCTGTTTTCCCGGGTTCTGGCCGTATCCGCAGGGCAGAACCATGCCCATGATACATTCATCCACCACATCATCTTCAATATCAGCACGCCGGATGGCTTCCCTGATGACAAGACCCCCAAGAGTTGTGGCCCCCATGCCGCTCAATGAGCCGCCAAAACTGCCTAAAGGGGTTCGGGTGGCACTGACGATTACTGCTTTATTCATTTTATGCTCCTTTTATATGAAAGAGATAGATAACTTATTGAGTTCTTTCATTCTTCGTTGTGGGTCGAAGCCTGGGTCATGATAGACCTGGCTCGGCCCATGGCCGTTATATAAAAGAACCGATAAGTTACTAAATTACTGTTATGTTTTGTTGTGGGCTATGCCTGGCAGGTGATATGTCAGGTCGGCCCATGGCCGTTATTTTTATCCTGTTTTCCTGGACCAAAACGCCAGGCATTCTATGCGCCTAAGCTTCCCGCTAATTTTTAAGTTAGTTCTGTATGACATATTCCGTGGATATTTTCCACCCACTTCATGCAATGGGGGCGTAAAGCCGCCCAGGAGGGTTCAGACCGGATGGTTCGGATGTTGTTGAATCGAAGCGCTTAGGCCGTGCCGGGAAAGATCCGAGGGCTGTCAGATAGGCATTGTGCAGGTTGTGATTTTAATAAATAAGTCCCAGGATAAAATCTGTCTGGGTTTTGATGTACTCGTCTATGGTAAATTTTTTCTTGAAATACCACCGACGAAAGGCCCACATATGTCCGAGCACGGAAATATTGTGTCCCACCAGGCTGCATGTCTTTTCATCCAGGCGGGGGAAATTATTTTGCCCGGACAGTTGGGCCAGCGCCCGAACAAATGTATTGGAAATATCCAGTTCCGTGTCCAGCACCCTTTTTTTCCATTTGTCCGGTAAAAACTGGGTGACCTGGTACATGAGCAGCACATGATCCGCCATGTTGTCACACACAATAAAATACTGGCGAATGGCTGCGGCCAGCTGTGCCTTTTCACAGACGTCACCGGACAGGGCTTCTTCCACGGCGTTTTTAACCTCTTCGTGGATGGCGCTGCACACCAGATACAACAGATCTTCCTTGGAGCTGATATACTCATACAAAGAGCCGATGGAAAAACCGGCCGCTTTGGCAATCATCCGCGTGGTGGTATTGTGGTAACCATGTTCGATGGCCAGCTTGACCGTGGCATCAATAATCTGTCGACGCCGTTTGCGGACCAGCTTTTCATTTTTTATTTGTGTGGGGACATCTGCCCCGGATGCAGGCGTTGGCTTTTGCCGGGCCATGGGTGCTCCTAAAGGTGAATCCCAATATTTAAAGCCTCCCGAGACCGGGCAAACCGCGTTCCCGGGAGGGCATATTATGGGGTGTGCGTCATTGGGCTATACGTATTAAATGCAGATATCAGGGCTCAGGCGCAGTACCGGTACCGGGCTGTGACGGAAAATTTTTTCAATGGTGCTGCCCAGAACGAATTTGACCGAGCGGCTGTGCCCTAACGGCCCTAAAACCAGGGCATCCGCCCTGA contains:
- a CDS encoding acetyl-CoA C-acetyltransferase, producing MNKAVIVSATRTPLGSFGGSLSGMGATTLGGLVIREAIRRADIEDDVVDECIMGMVLPCGYGQNPGKQAVVKAGLPWEVEAITVNKVCGSSLKAVMLAAQAIQCGDADVVVAGGMETMSMAPYYMDKARWGHRMGPGRIEDHMVHDGLWDVVNDFHMGMSNELCSERWAVTREDQDQFAAQSYARANKAVAQGRFKDEIMPVSIPQRKGDPKIFDTDECPKETSYEFLSKMKPAFKKDGVGTAGNASIISDGASAVVLMSEAKAKELGCTIMAEIGAQASYGIDMKYVLMAPIYAIPKVLKKQGITLNDVDLFEINEAFAGTSAGINKVLELDPEKVNVNGGSVSLGHPIGASGARVLTTLLYEMAKRDVKTGLASLCLGGGEAVALVINR
- a CDS encoding class I SAM-dependent methyltransferase produces the protein MDTPGAFTAKIYDTALYFVLKSIRQDIIRLIPNHDTRILDLCCGTGDQLKRLSGAGFSKLTGVDLSPDMLKVAARGNKIATLIKCDVQQTGLPDSSFDIIIISFAVHEKTAGVQANMIAEARRLLASGGQLVLVDFSLDDSAGVTSKIAVDMLERMAGKEHYRNFKAYVRNGGMSPVIQNYFEIQKQIRHVRGVASIWIVTPK
- the feoB gene encoding ferrous iron transport protein B codes for the protein MSVAIALAGNPNAGKTTLFNELTGARQQVGNYPGVTVEKKQGTCVSEAGTFEIIDLPGTYSLTAYSLEEVVARDYLVNEKPAMVVNIVDASNLERNLYLSVQFMEMGIPVCLALNMMDVAQKRGIEIDLDKLSELLGVPVVPMVARTGKGKEALLAQVAKGIDKPASPLMISYGQDIDKALDEMEKIIKEEQFLTDVYSARWVGLKYLENDTQILELGAGRDKETADKLMAIGEKLQRHMSATLDVHPEGMIADQRYGFINSVLKQNVIRFAFDRNRLQRSDQIDKVLTNRFLGPLIMVGVLAALYQFTFTYSALPVAWIEGLFGWISGVMDAVLPDGLLKSMIVSGIIDGVGGVMGFVPLIMFMFLGISFIEDSGYLARMAFMLDRVFRIFGLHGSSVMAFIVSGGIAGGCAVPGVMATRTLKSPRERLATLLTVPFMNCGAKLPVYALLVAAFFPNKQASIMVILTLISWIGALLVAKLLRSTVIRGESTPFVMELPPYRFPTLKGLWIHTWERTWQYMKKAGTVILGISILLWAMMTFPGLDATTSAQFESWRTAITDSVPAGVLKELETADEGAELSPEAQKVQDALAGIDGEAALTRLENSIAGRIGKGLEKISYLAGFDWRTNIALVGGFAAKEVVVSTLGTAYSLGDVDPDSTDSLSQRLAKSPGWGPVTAFALMIFTVFYAPCFVTVVCIARETGSWKWAAFSVGFNTALAFVLSVVTYQVGSLIVN
- a CDS encoding FeoB-associated Cys-rich membrane protein; translation: MGNIIVGLIVAVALFYLIRRMIKTFKGESSCGCGGTCSCQGCTPGFQESCCSAIEDSDTDRTDIT
- a CDS encoding YheU family protein is translated as MKAVKVPYDQLTPEALEGVVEEFVTRDGTDYGETEASLDTKINQVMNQVRTGKAVVVFDPESETCNIFRADDPALKGIN
- a CDS encoding 3-hydroxybutyryl-CoA dehydrogenase — encoded protein: MEVKTFGVVGSGQMGNGIAQVAAAAGMNVIMSDIKEEFCQRGLATISGSMDRLLKKEKITQADKDATLARITTTTDLKDMAKADFVVEAAVEREDLKFQIFRDLDAACPGNVILASNTSSIPIGSIAAQTSRPDKVIGMHFMNPVPMMKLVEVIKGIATSEETFQLTWDLSKKFGKVPAEANDFPGFIANRILMPMINEAIFCLYQSVGTKEDIDTVMKLGMAHPMGPLTLADLIGLDTCLAIMETLYDGFKDSKYRPCPLLRKYVQAGWLGRKTGKGFYDYK
- a CDS encoding GIY-YIG nuclease family protein encodes the protein MGNWSTYLLRCADASLYCGVTNDLEKRLASHNQGTASKYTRSRIPVTLAAVRHKLSKSEAYKLEYIVKKTRTDKKIKTLLDWKFSNEGG
- a CDS encoding TetR/AcrR family transcriptional regulator; amino-acid sequence: MARQKPTPASGADVPTQIKNEKLVRKRRRQIIDATVKLAIEHGYHNTTTRMIAKAAGFSIGSLYEYISSKEDLLYLVCSAIHEEVKNAVEEALSGDVCEKAQLAAAIRQYFIVCDNMADHVLLMYQVTQFLPDKWKKRVLDTELDISNTFVRALAQLSGQNNFPRLDEKTCSLVGHNISVLGHMWAFRRWYFKKKFTIDEYIKTQTDFILGLIY